The Euphorbia lathyris chromosome 3, ddEupLath1.1, whole genome shotgun sequence genome contains a region encoding:
- the LOC136224602 gene encoding probable pyridoxal 5'-phosphate synthase subunit PDX2, producing the protein MAIGVLALQGSFNEHITALRRLGVKGVEIRKPDQLDDVTSLIIPGGESTTMAKLAEFHNLFPALREFVKSGKPVWGTCAGLIFLADKAYGQKIGGQELVGGLDCTVHRNYFGSQIQSFEAELSVPELVSKEGGPETFRGIFIRAPAVLEVGPGVDVLAEYPVPSTNILYSSSAVKIQEENAVPENKVVVAVKQGNVLGTAFHPELTADTRWHSYFLKMGCEAEAQDKASSSIVPVGGLESFDEKPRIDFPVYQ; encoded by the exons ATGGCTATCGGCGTTCTCGCTCTTCAGGGGTCTTTTAACGAACACATTACAG CGCTTAGAAGATTGGGGGTGAAGGGAGTGGAAATAAGGAAGCCAGACCAGCTTGATGATGTGACTTCTCTTATTATTCCCGGTGGTGAAAGCACTACTATGGCTAAGCTTGCCGAGTTTCACAACTTG TTTCCTGCTTTGCGCGAGTTTGTCAAGTCGGGAAAGCCTGTATGGGGAACATGTGCGGGTCTCATCTTCTTGGCAGATAAAGCCTATG GGCAGAAAATTGGAGGACAAGAATTGGTTGGTGGTCTAGACTGCACTGTCCATAGAAATTACTTTGGCAGTCAG ATTCAAAGCTTCGAGGCCGAGCTTTCAGTTCCAGAACTGGTATCCAAGGAAGGTGGCCCAGAAACATTCCGTGGAATTTTTATCCGAGCTCCTGCAGTACTTGAAGTTGGGCCTGGAGTAGATGTGCTGGCTGAGTATCctgtcccatctaccaatatttTATATTCAAGTTCAGCTGTTAAAATCCAAGAG GAAAATGCTGTGCCTGAAAATAAAGTAGTGGTAGCTGTAAAGCAAGGAAATGTGCTGGGAACGGCTTTTCATCCTGAACTTACTGCAGATACTCGATG GCATAGTTACTTCTTGAAGATGGGATGTGAGGCAGAGGCTCAAGACAAAGCCTCAAGTAGCATTGTCCCAGTTGGAGGACTAGAAAGCTTCGATGAAAAACCGAGGATTGATTTTCCCGTATATCAGTAA
- the LOC136222233 gene encoding uncharacterized protein, whose protein sequence is MGKRILVLLFVVVLISIKVAGYEEDFDDVSPSKTGQERASCKVKKGCSKTLVCPAQCPTKKPKQNKKNKGCHIDCSGKCEATCKWRKPNCDGYGSLCYDPRFVGGDGVMFYFHGAKGGNFAIISDNNLQINAHFIGTRPQGRTRDFTWVQALNVMFDEHNLVISANKVTQWSPDVDALTVRWDGKQMDIPVEGETEWGSERKVQVERTDDKNSIRVKVEGLVELNIRVRPIGKNENLVHKYELPENDAFAHLETQFKFNNLSDLVEGILGKTYRPDYVSSAKVGVPMPVMGGEDKYQTPSLFSPLCRACRFQIKSSAVAAI, encoded by the exons atGGGGAAGAGGATTTTGGTGCTTCTGTTTGTTGTGGTACTGATAAGCATTAAGGTTGCTGGATATGAAGAGGATTTTGATGATGTAAGTCCATCAAAGACAGGGCAAGAAAGGGCTTCCTGCAAAGTTAAAAAAGGATGTAGTAAAACACTTGTATGTCCTGCTCAATGCCCAACTAAGAAGCCTAAacagaacaagaaaaacaagggTTGCCATATTGATTGCAGTGGCAAGTGTGAGGCCACTTGCAAGT GGAGAAAACCAAACTGCGACGGATATGGATCACTATGCTATGATCCTAGGTTTGTAGGTGGAGATGGAGTTATGTTCTACTTCCATGGAGCTAAAGGAGGAAACTTTGCAATAATCTCAGACAACAACCTTCAAATCAATGCACATTTCATAGGAACAAGACCACAAGGAAGAACCAGAGACTTCACATGGGTTCAAGCACTAAACGTCATGTTCGACGAACACAACCTAGTCATTTCAGCAAACAAGGTTACCCAATGGAGCCCTGATGTTGACGCCCTCACCGTGAGGTGGGACGGGAAACAAATGGACATTCCTGTCGAAGGCGAAACCGAATGGGGAAGTGAAAGGAAAGTTCAAGTGGAAAGAACAGATGATAAAAACAGTATAAGAGTGAAAGTTGAAGGTCTAGTTGAATTGAACATAAGAGTGAGACCAATTGGGAAAAATGAAAACTTAGTGCACAAGTATGAATTGCCTGAAAATGATGCCTTTGCTCATTTGGAGACACAGTTCAAGTTCAACAATTTATCTGACTTAGTTGAGGGAATTTTGGGGAAAACTTACAGGCCTGATTATGTTAGTTCTGCTAAGGTTGGAGTGCCTATGCCTGTTATGGGTGGTGAGGataagtatcagactccatctTTGTTCTCACCTCTTTGTAGAGCTTGCAGGTTTCAGATCAAATCTTCTGCTGTTGCTGCAATTTGA